In Zunongwangia profunda SM-A87, the following proteins share a genomic window:
- the purB gene encoding adenylosuccinate lyase: MTSLNAISPIDGRYHSKTKSLSAYFSEKALIKYRVKVEVEYFIALCKLPLPQLEEVEEAIFPDLRGLYENFTTQDAQAIKEIEKTTNHDVKAVEYFLKEEFEKLGLERSKEFIHFGLTSQDINNTAVPLSLKDAIEEVYIPQLDHILKKLKSLANEWKDVPMLARTHGQPASPTRLGKEIEVFAIRLKEQKELLDTCSHAAKFGGATGNYNAHFVAYPEIDWKKFGSGFVENTLGLKHSFPTTQIEHYDHMAALFDALKRINTIILDLDKDIWSYVSMDYFKQQIKAGEIGSSAMPHKVNPIDFENSEGNLGIANAIFEHLAAKLPVSRLQRDLTDSTVLRNIGVPLGHTLIGFQSTLKGLNKLLLNQEKLDADLEANWAVVAEAIQTILRREGFKNPYETLKGLTRTNEKINKNSIADFIETLEVEEHIKEELKQITPQNYTGI; this comes from the coding sequence ATGACATCGCTAAATGCAATTTCTCCGATAGATGGAAGATATCATTCTAAAACAAAGTCTTTATCGGCTTATTTTAGTGAAAAAGCGCTAATAAAATATCGTGTAAAGGTAGAAGTTGAATATTTTATAGCATTATGTAAACTGCCATTACCTCAACTAGAAGAGGTTGAAGAAGCGATTTTTCCTGATCTTCGTGGATTGTACGAAAACTTTACGACCCAGGATGCACAGGCCATTAAAGAGATTGAAAAAACGACCAATCACGACGTCAAAGCAGTAGAATATTTTCTTAAAGAAGAGTTTGAAAAATTAGGCTTAGAAAGATCGAAAGAGTTTATACATTTTGGGCTCACCTCCCAGGATATCAACAATACCGCAGTACCGCTTTCGCTTAAAGATGCTATTGAAGAAGTTTATATTCCTCAATTAGACCATATTTTAAAAAAATTAAAATCTCTTGCTAACGAATGGAAAGACGTACCTATGCTAGCCCGTACACACGGCCAGCCCGCCTCTCCTACCCGTCTTGGTAAAGAGATAGAAGTTTTCGCCATTCGTCTTAAAGAACAAAAAGAACTTTTAGACACCTGTAGTCATGCCGCCAAATTTGGTGGTGCTACCGGAAATTATAATGCGCATTTTGTAGCCTATCCCGAAATTGACTGGAAGAAATTTGGTAGCGGATTTGTAGAAAACACCCTGGGTTTAAAACATTCATTCCCTACCACACAAATAGAGCATTACGACCACATGGCGGCCTTATTTGATGCTTTAAAACGAATTAATACGATCATCCTTGATTTAGATAAAGACATTTGGAGCTATGTTTCTATGGATTATTTTAAGCAACAAATTAAAGCCGGAGAAATTGGAAGTTCTGCTATGCCGCATAAGGTGAATCCTATCGATTTTGAAAACAGCGAAGGAAATTTAGGCATTGCAAACGCTATTTTTGAGCATTTGGCTGCAAAATTACCGGTAAGCCGTCTGCAACGTGACCTAACCGATAGTACGGTTTTAAGAAATATTGGGGTTCCTTTAGGACATACGCTCATTGGATTTCAGTCTACCCTAAAAGGTTTAAATAAATTATTACTGAATCAAGAAAAACTTGACGCAGATCTTGAAGCTAACTGGGCAGTAGTCGCTGAGGCAATCCAAACCATTTTAAGGCGTGAAGGTTTTAAAAATCCTTATGAAACATTAAAGGGACTAACCCGTACTAATGAAAAAATAAATAAGAACAGTATTGCTGATTTTATTGAAACATTAGAAGTGGAAGAGCATATTAAAGAGGAATTAAAGCAAATAACTCCGCAAAACTATACCGGGATATAA
- a CDS encoding carboxypeptidase-like regulatory domain-containing protein, protein MKQLVTFIFSVFFVCQITNAQDVISGTVMNAANDVALENVHIVNLNQVKGSTSEEDGSFEIQATANDTLYFTYLGFKSIKVRVTNDWLKYGNVKVKMTEVGIALEEVTVSDVKLTGYLEIDAKNIPIYENKRYSISGLNIGYEAGGSSPSAFNKVIGSIFNPADALNNLFSRRERQMRKLRQMKEDESIRDLLGSKYNRETLTAMLQLSKSEIEEVLSRCNYSEDFVKTATDLQILDAISGCWEEYKLLQRNKN, encoded by the coding sequence ATGAAGCAGTTAGTTACTTTTATATTTTCAGTGTTTTTCGTTTGTCAAATAACAAACGCTCAGGACGTTATATCGGGCACCGTAATGAATGCGGCCAACGATGTGGCTCTAGAGAATGTTCATATCGTTAATTTGAACCAGGTAAAGGGTAGTACTTCTGAAGAAGATGGGTCTTTCGAGATTCAGGCTACAGCAAATGATACCCTATACTTTACTTATTTAGGTTTTAAATCCATTAAAGTAAGAGTAACGAACGACTGGCTTAAATACGGCAACGTAAAAGTAAAAATGACTGAAGTGGGTATTGCTTTAGAAGAGGTTACCGTAAGTGATGTAAAACTAACGGGGTATCTTGAAATCGACGCGAAAAATATTCCTATTTACGAAAATAAAAGATATAGCATCTCCGGCCTTAATATTGGTTATGAGGCCGGAGGTTCTTCTCCCAGTGCATTCAATAAAGTAATTGGCTCTATTTTTAATCCAGCCGATGCGCTTAATAATCTTTTTAGCCGAAGAGAACGGCAAATGCGCAAACTTAGACAAATGAAGGAGGACGAAAGTATTCGCGATCTTTTAGGATCTAAATACAACCGGGAAACCTTAACTGCGATGCTGCAATTAAGTAAATCTGAAATTGAAGAAGTGCTTAGCCGTTGTAATTACTCTGAAGATTTTGTAAAAACAGCTACAGATCTTCAAATTCTTGATGCTATAAGTGGTTGTTGGGAAGAATATAAATTACTGCAACGTAATAAGAATTAA
- a CDS encoding TrmH family RNA methyltransferase — protein sequence MNDPALISYLEDFLTDRRKSLIKKVIDQRTNHITVATQDVYQLHNTSAVIRSCDVFGIQNIHVIEEKFPKRIDREIAMGAQKWVSVNRHASAKECISHVREMGYQIVATSPHDDSLHLGDFDITKKSALFFGTERYGLSQEIIDEADCTLKIPMYGFTESLNISVSAAIILQSLAEKMRKDDVKWQLNEQEKEALKFEWLKNNLKNSTELISHFYSK from the coding sequence ATGAATGACCCTGCTTTAATTTCTTATTTAGAAGATTTTCTTACCGACCGTCGAAAATCACTTATCAAAAAAGTGATCGATCAACGCACCAACCACATCACTGTAGCTACTCAAGATGTTTATCAGCTCCATAATACCAGCGCAGTAATACGAAGTTGTGATGTTTTTGGAATACAAAATATACATGTAATAGAAGAAAAATTTCCCAAAAGAATAGACCGGGAGATAGCCATGGGTGCTCAAAAATGGGTGTCTGTAAATCGGCATGCTTCGGCGAAAGAGTGTATATCCCATGTAAGGGAGATGGGCTATCAAATTGTGGCCACAAGTCCGCATGATGACTCCTTACATTTAGGTGATTTTGATATTACCAAGAAATCAGCTTTATTTTTTGGTACCGAGCGCTATGGATTATCTCAGGAAATTATAGATGAAGCGGATTGCACGTTAAAAATTCCTATGTATGGCTTTACAGAAAGTTTAAATATTTCTGTTTCTGCAGCAATTATACTCCAAAGCCTGGCTGAAAAGATGAGAAAGGATGATGTTAAGTGGCAACTGAATGAACAGGAGAAAGAAGCTTTGAAGTTTGAATGGCTTAAAAACAATCTGAAAAATAGTACTGAGCTTATTTCTCACTTTTATTCAAAATAA
- a CDS encoding SIR2 family NAD-dependent protein deacylase, whose amino-acid sequence MKNLVVLTGAGISAESGIKTFRDADGLWEGHDVMQVASPMGWEKNQELVLDFYNKRRKQLLSVHPNPAHRVLAELESDFDVAIITQNIDDLHERAGSTQVLHLHGELLKVRSTFDENLVFDWKHDLNIGDFCEHHYQLRPHVVWFGEAVPMMEKAIQKVTEADIIVIIGTSMQVYPAAGLIDFAPQKTPIYFIDPNPNVKQNKYLTVYAEKAVTGVSKLAEELRKKFIS is encoded by the coding sequence ATGAAAAATCTTGTTGTGCTTACAGGAGCAGGAATTAGTGCAGAAAGCGGTATAAAAACGTTTCGGGATGCCGATGGATTATGGGAAGGCCATGATGTTATGCAAGTCGCCTCTCCCATGGGATGGGAGAAAAATCAAGAATTGGTACTCGATTTTTATAACAAACGCAGAAAGCAGCTACTGAGTGTTCATCCCAACCCTGCACATCGTGTTCTAGCCGAATTAGAAAGCGACTTTGATGTCGCTATTATTACCCAAAATATTGATGATCTTCACGAACGCGCCGGGAGTACGCAAGTATTACATCTACACGGTGAACTTTTAAAAGTACGCAGTACTTTTGATGAAAATTTGGTGTTTGACTGGAAACATGATCTTAATATTGGAGATTTTTGCGAACATCATTATCAATTACGACCTCATGTAGTTTGGTTTGGAGAAGCCGTACCCATGATGGAAAAAGCTATCCAAAAAGTTACTGAAGCTGATATTATTGTGATTATAGGCACCTCAATGCAGGTTTATCCAGCAGCGGGACTCATCGATTTTGCTCCACAAAAAACTCCGATTTACTTTATAGACCCTAATCCCAATGTAAAACAAAATAAGTATCTTACTGTCTATGCTGAAAAGGCGGTAACTGGTGTTTCAAAATTAGCCGAAGAACTTCGTAAAAAATTTATTTCTTGA
- a CDS encoding SRPBCC family protein, translating into MTLFFYVIIAVITFIAFLHAWSKKDYDVSRTIVINQSKADIYSFVRQLKNQPKWIAKLKDSKPVKLKFKGIDGKEGAMVYWKGRKNIGEGTQKIIKVKPGHVFETKLLLVKPVEAVALTYFAAKEIQPERTKVVFGVRGYLPFPYSVISIFYSMENKFGNDFDKSLQNLKDHLEDQQNA; encoded by the coding sequence ATGACGCTTTTCTTCTACGTGATTATTGCGGTAATTACGTTTATAGCCTTTCTTCACGCATGGTCTAAAAAGGATTATGATGTTAGCCGGACCATTGTTATTAATCAATCTAAAGCAGACATCTATAGTTTTGTAAGGCAACTTAAAAATCAGCCAAAATGGATAGCTAAACTAAAGGACTCTAAACCGGTTAAGCTTAAGTTCAAAGGAATAGACGGTAAAGAAGGGGCTATGGTATATTGGAAAGGGAGAAAGAATATTGGAGAGGGCACCCAAAAGATCATAAAAGTAAAACCTGGTCATGTGTTTGAAACCAAATTGCTGTTAGTTAAACCTGTAGAGGCAGTGGCATTAACATATTTTGCTGCAAAGGAAATACAGCCAGAACGAACTAAAGTTGTATTTGGGGTGAGAGGATATTTACCGTTTCCTTATTCCGTAATTTCTATCTTTTACAGTATGGAAAATAAATTTGGGAATGATTTTGATAAGAGTTTACAAAACCTAAAAGATCATCTGGAAGATCAACAAAACGCTTAA
- a CDS encoding DEAD/DEAH box helicase — protein sequence MNKFQELGLNSSILKAIEDMGFESPSEVQEKTIPILLDEETDMVALAQTGTGKTAAFGFPLIQKIDPKSKHTQALILSPTRELCLQITNELKNYSKYEPSLHPVAVYGGASITDQAKQIERGAQIIVATPGRMQDMIRRKLTDISKIEYCVLDEADEMLNMGFYEDITAILSHTPKEKNTWLFSATMPKEVATIAKKFMRNPVEVTVGSKNMGATNVSHEFYLVNARDRYAALKRLADANPDIFSVIFCRTKRDTQKVAERLIEDGYSAAALHGDLSQNQRDLVMKSFRTRQIQMLVATDVAARGIDVDDITHVINYQLPDEVETYTHRSGRTGRAGKLGTSMVIVSKSELRKIKSIERIIKQSFDEKQLPDGKDICKVQLLHLANDIKDTEINHDIEEYLPNINKVLEDFTKEELIKKFFSVEFTRFSNYYKKASDLSPVSGGANVDLDPNSTRYFMNVGKKDGFDWMSLKDFLKDALQLGKDGVFKVDVKDSFSFFNTENSETDKVLNAFNDFEYQGRKINVEVTKNSNSGGGKGGRRRKSRRDDGFGKSDSKSGNKGRSRFRDDKDGGFKGKKGKRSGSRGKNIESSIKRRKSKK from the coding sequence AAGTACAGGAAAAAACCATCCCCATTTTATTAGACGAAGAGACCGATATGGTTGCCTTAGCCCAGACCGGGACAGGAAAGACGGCAGCTTTTGGTTTCCCTTTGATTCAGAAAATAGACCCGAAATCAAAGCACACACAGGCATTAATCTTATCTCCTACCAGAGAATTATGTCTGCAAATTACAAACGAACTTAAGAATTACTCTAAATATGAGCCTTCATTACATCCGGTAGCGGTTTATGGTGGGGCAAGTATTACCGATCAGGCTAAGCAAATAGAACGCGGTGCCCAGATTATCGTTGCTACTCCTGGTAGGATGCAGGATATGATAAGACGTAAACTTACTGATATCTCAAAAATCGAATATTGCGTTTTAGATGAAGCAGACGAAATGCTGAACATGGGATTCTATGAAGATATTACAGCTATCCTATCCCATACGCCTAAAGAAAAAAACACCTGGTTATTTTCAGCAACAATGCCAAAAGAGGTTGCTACAATCGCTAAAAAATTTATGCGCAACCCCGTTGAAGTTACCGTAGGTAGCAAAAATATGGGAGCTACTAATGTTTCGCATGAGTTTTATTTGGTAAATGCTCGCGATCGCTATGCTGCTTTAAAAAGGCTTGCCGATGCGAATCCCGATATTTTCTCGGTGATTTTTTGCCGAACTAAAAGAGACACACAAAAAGTTGCAGAGCGCTTAATCGAAGATGGTTACTCTGCAGCAGCATTGCACGGGGATTTAAGTCAGAATCAACGTGATTTGGTTATGAAATCTTTTAGAACACGCCAAATCCAAATGTTAGTAGCTACAGATGTTGCTGCCAGAGGAATTGATGTAGACGATATCACCCATGTAATTAACTATCAGCTTCCAGACGAGGTTGAAACCTACACCCACCGTAGCGGTCGTACAGGTCGTGCAGGTAAGTTGGGAACCTCAATGGTGATCGTTTCTAAAAGTGAACTTAGAAAAATAAAAAGTATCGAACGTATCATCAAACAATCTTTTGATGAAAAGCAATTACCTGATGGTAAAGATATTTGTAAAGTTCAGCTTTTACACCTGGCTAACGATATTAAAGATACAGAGATCAATCATGATATTGAAGAATATCTACCTAATATCAATAAAGTGCTCGAAGATTTTACCAAAGAAGAATTGATCAAAAAATTCTTTTCGGTAGAATTTACAAGATTTTCAAATTACTATAAAAAAGCCAGCGATCTTTCACCAGTAAGCGGAGGTGCTAATGTAGATCTTGATCCTAACTCTACCCGTTATTTTATGAACGTGGGGAAAAAAGACGGATTTGACTGGATGAGCCTTAAAGACTTTCTTAAAGATGCCTTGCAATTAGGTAAAGATGGTGTTTTTAAAGTTGATGTAAAAGACAGTTTCTCTTTCTTTAATACAGAGAATTCTGAAACCGATAAAGTACTTAATGCCTTTAACGATTTTGAATACCAGGGAAGAAAAATTAATGTAGAAGTAACCAAAAACTCCAACAGTGGTGGAGGAAAAGGAGGACGCCGAAGAAAAAGCCGTAGAGATGACGGTTTTGGAAAAAGCGATTCCAAATCTGGTAACAAAGGAAGATCACGTTTTAGAGATGATAAAGACGGTGGATTTAAAGGCAAAAAAGGAAAACGTTCTGGCAGCCGTGGAAAAAATATAGAAAGTTCTATTAAAAGAAGAAAATCTAAAAAGTAA
- a CDS encoding Bax inhibitor-1/YccA family protein has translation MNSNSQISENLKDQVIYSDAQLKQGQTAYINKVFNWMCLALLITGVTAFFAAGSQELMNLIFSNKLVFYGLLIGEVLLVGYIGANIQKLSTATATALFILYSVLNGVTLSFILLVFTSASIATTFFVTAGTFGAMSAYGYFTKRDLTSIGNLCFMALIGIIIASIVNIFFFNEILYWVITYAGVLIFVGLTAYDTQKIKRMYRAGMEDSDIGHNLALMGALRLYLDFINMFLFLLRIFGDRK, from the coding sequence ATGAACTCAAACTCTCAAATATCTGAAAACCTAAAAGACCAGGTTATTTACTCTGATGCGCAACTGAAACAGGGACAAACCGCCTATATTAATAAGGTATTTAACTGGATGTGTTTAGCGCTGCTTATCACCGGTGTCACCGCATTTTTTGCTGCTGGCAGCCAGGAATTAATGAATTTAATCTTTTCTAATAAACTCGTTTTTTACGGACTTTTAATCGGTGAAGTTTTATTAGTAGGCTATATTGGTGCTAATATTCAAAAATTATCTACGGCTACAGCTACAGCTTTATTTATTCTATATTCCGTTTTAAACGGTGTGACTTTATCCTTCATTTTATTGGTATTTACCTCGGCTTCTATTGCGACTACATTTTTTGTAACCGCCGGAACTTTTGGAGCGATGAGTGCCTATGGATATTTTACAAAAAGAGACCTTACCAGCATTGGTAATTTGTGTTTTATGGCTTTAATCGGTATTATTATTGCTTCGATAGTTAATATCTTCTTTTTTAACGAAATCCTATATTGGGTAATCACCTATGCTGGGGTATTAATCTTTGTTGGATTAACCGCCTATGATACTCAGAAAATTAAACGAATGTACAGAGCAGGGATGGAAGACTCTGATATTGGTCACAACCTTGCCCTTATGGGTGCTCTTAGGCTATATCTAGACTTTATCAATATGTTCCTTTTCCTCCTTAGAATATTTGGTGATAGGAAATAA